A window of Stutzerimonas stutzeri genomic DNA:
GGGTCCTCGACGTAATAGTCCAGGCCGATCTCGCCGATGGCGCAGAGCTTGGGTTCACCGCGCAGCCGCTCCAGCCAGGCGCGCAGGTGGCCCAGATGGTCGTTCCGATGATCTTCAATGAATACCGGGTGCAGGCCCAGCGCGGCATGAACGCTTGGCTGCTCGCAGGCCAGCCGCCAAACCCGCTCCCAGTTCGCTTCATGCACACCGAGCACCACGATGCGCTCGACTCCAACGTCCTGGCTGCGGGCAATTACCTGCGCCCTGTCGTCGTCGAACATTTCGAAGTCGAGGTGGGTGTGGGTGTCGATCAGCTGCACGAGCAGACTCCATGTAGGTCGGCGGTGGGCGGGCAGGTAATGCTACATGGCTGTCAGCGGCTTTCCTCTTCGATCTGGATGTCGCTGACACCCAGTTCGGTCAGCCGGCTGGCCTCGCTGGGGCGGACGGGGTTTTCCCAGGGGGCGTCGACGGCGGCGCGCGGCTCGCGAACGTGATGCAGCAGGATCTCCAGCTCGGCCTGCTCGAGGCCGGGTGTTTCGAATGAGCTGATCAGCAGCGATGCGGGCTCGCCGTTGATGCGGTAGTGGATGCGATAACGTTTCAGATCGGTCATGGCGGGCGTCCTGCGGTTGGCGGCACTGATACATCCGACCGCCAAAAACCGCTCAGGCTCCCGGTTCGTCCTGTGCTTCGCGCTTGAGCAGCGCGGCCTTGCGCTCAATCCCCCAGCGATAACCGGTCAGCGCCTGCTGGCTACCGACCACGCGGTGACAGGGCACCAGCAATCCGACGGGGTTGCTGGCGCAGGCGCGGGCTACGGCGCGGGCGTGGCTGCCAAGTGTCGCTGCCAGTTCTCCATAGCGCCGCGTCTCCCCGGCGGGAATCTGTTGCAGCGCCAGCCAGACTTGCTGCTGGAAGGCCGTACCGCGCAAGTCCAGCGGCAGGCCGGCGGCCCGCTGTGGTTCCTCCAGTTGGCCGACGATTGCCTGCAGCCACTCACCCAGGCCGTCTTGGTCGCGCTGCAGCTGCGCGGCGGCAAAGCGTGAGCGCAACTCGTCTTCCAGGGCGTCTTCACTGTCGCCGAACAGCAGCGCGCAGACGCCCTTGCCACTGACAGCGACCAGTAGCAGGCCGAGCGGGCAGGGTGTCAGGGCATAGCGCAGGGTTTCGCCGGCGCCTTTGCGTCGGCGCTGGGCCGGCGTCAGCGCCTGCGCGTCCGCATAGGGTGCCCGCGTGCCGGAGTAGCCGGCGGCGAGGGCGGCATCGAGTACCGAGTCGGCTTCGGCCAGATGGGCTTGCAGGCGTTCGCGGCGGCGCGCTGCTGACCACGCCCGCGGAGTCATGCCGGTGCGTGCCTTGAATGCCCGCGACAGGTAGGCCGGCGACAGCCCAATGCGCGTGGCCAGCTGCTGCAGCGGCAACGGCGCCTCGCTCGCATCGAGCAGGCGACAGGCGGCAACCACCAGCGCATCGAGTTGCTCGCTCGGGCTGGGACCGCAGGGCGCGCAGCGGCGGCAAGGGCGGAAGCCCGCCGCCTCGGCCGTGGCAGCCTCGGCATAGAACACCACCCGCTCGCGGGCTGGGCGGCGTGCCGGGCAGCTGGGCCGACAGAAAATGCCGGTCGAGCGCACGGCGAATACGAAGCGCCCATCGAAGGCAGCATCACGTTCGCAAAGGGCTTGCCAGCAGCGGTTCTGGTCGAGCATGGCGCGACTCCCTGGTTGATGCTGCGATTGTCGGACCTAAGCAGGCCGTGCGCCAATCCAAAGCGTGCTTTCAAAGTCGATGGGGAGAATGGAAGCCGACTGACGATTGCCGTAACCTGCAGCATCGCCCTGACCGAGAAGGACCTGCAAGCCGCTGATGAAAACGCCTAAACGACTCGAACCGCTGATCGAGGATGGCCTGATCGACGAGGTGCTGCGGCCGCTGATGAGCGGCAAGGAAGCAGCGGTATACGTGGTGCGCTGCGGTGAAGAGCTGCGCTGCGCCAAGGTCTACAAGGAAGCCAACAAGCGCAGCTTCCGCCAGGCCGTGAAATACCAGGAAGGCCGCAAGGTCCGCAGCAGCCGCGACGCCCGCGCCATGGCCAAGGGCTCCAAGCACGGGCGCAAGGAGAAGGAAGACAACTGGCAGAACGCCGAGGTTGCGGCCTTGTTCCGCCTCGCTGATGCGGGCGTGCGGGTGCCCAAGCCGTACGACTTCCTCGATGGTGTGCTGCTGATGGAAATGATCGCTGGCGAGGATGGCGATGCGGCGCCGCGTCTTAATGACGTCGACCTGCATCCGGACGATGCCCGGGAATTCCACGCCTTCATGATCCACGAAGTGGTCAAGATGCTTTGCGCAGGGCTGGTGCACGGTGACCTGTCGGAATTCAACGTGCTCCTCGACCAGCATGGCCCGGTGATCATTGACCTGCCGCAGGCGGTGGATGCTGCCGGCAACAACCATGCGTTCGAAATGCTCGAGCGCGATGTCGGCAACATGTCGGCCTATTTTGGTCAGTTCGCGCCGGAACTCAGGTTCACCCGTTATGCCAAGGAAATGTGGGCACTGTACGAGCAGGGCAAGCTGACCACCGAGACCGAGCTGACCGGGGAGTTTGCCGAGCCCGAAGATGCCGCGGATATCGATGCGGTGATGCGGGAGATCAAGGCGACGTTGGCTGAGCAGGAGCGGCGCGAGGCCTTGCGAGGGGCGGATGATGCGCCGAAGGATGAGCCGCCTGAGCCGCCATGGATGAGAGGTTGATGGATTTGGCTACTCAGCCGGCCCGCTGCGGCCGGGCTGATTAGCCAACTGTCTGATGGTCTGGTTTCCGCCCTGCTGGGCGACACCAGGCTATCGAGTGACTCGGCAATCGGCGTGGCTAGAAGCCCCAACAGCTTCGGCTGCTGCCAAGGTCTTCAGGGTGTTTTCTCCGCAGACCTGGCTCCGCCATCTGCGGCATCCGCGGCCCCTGCCTGCCACCCGCCCCCCAATGCCACATACAACGCCACCTGCGCCGTCGCCAGCGCGGTCCTGCCTTCCAGCGCGCGCTGTCGGGCCTGCAGTGCGCCACGCTGCGCATCCAGTACCTCACTCAAATTGGCCTCGCCCAACTCATAGCTCCGTTGCGCCAGCCGGTGCGCGCGTTCGCGATGCTCGCGGGTGCGGCTGAGGGATACGTGCCGGCGTTGCTGGCCGGCCATTCTCGTCAACCCGCGTTCGACTTCCTCCAGAGCGCGGGCCAGCGCCTGTTCGAAGGCGATGTAAGCCGTCTCGCCCTCCGCATCGGCCAGGTCGATGGCGGCGCCGCGGCGTGGATAGTCCAGCAGCGGCAGGCCGAAGGTGGCACCGACTCGGGCGAAGTTCGAGGCGCTGGAGATGGCATCGCCCAGGGCGAAGCCGGAGCGGCCCACTGCGGCCTGCACTGCCAGTTTGGGGAACAGGTCGCGGCGCGCGGCCAGTGATTGCAGCTCTGCGGCGTCCAGCCGTGCGGCTTCGGCGATGAGGTCCGGGCGGCGGCGCAGGAGATCGATGGGCTGGCCGGGTGCGATGTGCTGCTCGGCCAGCGGAACCGGCGTGCCAGCGGCGAGGCGCGCAGCCGTGCTGCCAGGTGGTTCGGCGAGCAGGGTGTCCAGCGCCAGCTGCGCCTCGGCCAGGTGAATGTCCAGTTCGTCCAGATCGGCTTCCAGCGACGTGCGTTCGGCCGATGTGGCTTCCACGTCGAGTCGGGCCACCTCGCCGGCGTAAAACAGCAGTCCGGCGATGCGCTCCAGCTCGCGCGCCACCTCGATGCCCTCGACCAGCAAAGCGCGCTGGCCCTGCAGGGCGCGCAGTTGTAGATAGCCCTGCGCGGTGTTCGAGGCCACCGCCAGTCGTGCGGCGATTGTTTGTGCTTCGGCTGAGCGCAATTGCTGGGCGGCACTGTCACGCCGCGCGCGGGTCGCGCCGAACAGGTCCAGCTCCCAGGTCGCCTGCAGCGCCAGCTCCCAAGTGTCGACGCTGATCACGTCATCGTCGGGGATGAAATCGGCCAGCGGGCTGCCAGGTTCGGCGTCCTGGTCGTTCTCGACCCACTGGCGGCTGGCCGAGCCGGGTAGGTCGAAGCTGGGCAGCAAGCCGGCACGCGACTGGCGCAGTTGTGCCCGTGCCGAGGTGACGCGGGCCATGGCCAGGCGTACATCGTGGTTCTGTTGCATGGCACGACTGACCAGTGCGGTGAGCTGTGGGTCATCGAACTGGCGCCACCAGGCGGCTAGCGTCTCGGCATCCGCCGCGTTTGTACCGGCGGCGCTGAACCAGTTTGCCGGCAGCTGCGGCTCGGCATGCTGCGGTGCGCTGGAGCAGGCGCTCAGAGCCAGGGCGAGCAGCAGCGGGGCGGCCAGGGCCTTGGCAGTCATGCGGTTTCCTCCGGTCGCACTTTCATGAACAGCAGGTACAGGCACGGTACCGCCAGCAGCGTCAGCAGCGTGGCGAAGCCCAGCCCGCCCATGATGGTGACGGCCATGTTGGCGAAGAACGGGTCGAACAGCAGCGGCACCATGCCCAGCACAGTGGTGCCGGCGGCCATCATCACCGGACGCAGGCGTGACGCCGAGGCCTCGATGATGGCGGTCAGGCGCGGCACTTCGTCGTCGATCTGCCGGTCGATCTCGTCTACCAATACCACGGCATTCTTGATCAGCATGCCGGTCAGGCTGAGCAGACCGAGCAGTGCCATGAAGCCGAAGGCCTGGCCGGTGAGCAGCAGACCGAAGCTCACCCCACAGATGGCCATGGGCACCACCAGCCAGATCATCAGCGGCTGACGTACCTTGGCGAACAGCAGCACGGTGACCAGCACCATTGCCAGATAGGGCACCGCGAGCGTACTGGCGAGGGCCTGCTGGGCATCGGAGGACTGCTCGTAGTCGCCGCCCCATTTCAGGCTGTAGTTGACCGGCAGTTCGATCTCTTCGATCAGCGGGCGAATGCGCTCGTGTGCCTCGTTGGTGTTCTCGCCATCGCGCGGCTCGGCGCGAATGGAGATCGTCCGCTCGCGGTCGTAGCGCACGATGATGCTGTCCTCGCTGGTCGGCTCGATAGCGTCGGCGACTTGCGCCAGCGGCACGTAGTCGTTGCCTGCCGGGCTCCAGATCAGTCGTTGCAGCAGGTCGTCGCTGCTGACGCGATCCTCAGGCGCGGCGCGCAGTAGCACCGGGATCAGTTCGTCGCGCTCGCGTAACAGGCTGACCCGCTGGCCCTCGCTGCCAGCGGCCAGCGCGCGGGCCACGGCCTGACGCGTCAGACCAGCGTCGGCCAGGCGATCCAGCGCCAACTGCGGGCGTAGCACCAGAACCTGCTGACGCCAGTCGTCGCGCACGTTGAACACCTTGCCCTCATCCTGCAGCCGCTTGCGACCTTCGGCGGAGATGGCTCGCAGCACGTCAATATCCGGGCCGCTGATGCGCGCCTCCAGCTTGGCCTCGGCGTTGGGGCCGAACATGAACTGCGCGGCCGTCACATCGGCCGAGGGATAGCGCTGCGGCAGCTCCTGGTTGATCTGCCGCACCAGGCCGTCGATCAGCTCGGCATCCTCGGTGCGCACGAGAAAGTGCATCAGCGAGGCGTTCGGTTGCTCCGGCATGTAGGTCAGCATGAAGCGCGAGGCCCCGGCGCCGATGAAGCTGGAAACTCCGCTGACGCCTTCCATCTCGGCAAGGTATTCCTCGACGTCAGTGGCGGTGCGCGCGGTATCGCGGATATGCGTGCCCTGCGGCATGAACAGGTTGACGTAGAACAGCGGCGTGCTCGAAGGCGGAAAGAAGCTTTGCGGCAGCCGCGTGAAGATCACTGCGCTGACCACGGTCAGCAGCACCAGCACGCCGATGGTCAGCCAGGGCCGATGCAGCACACCTCCGGCCAGCCGGCGATAGCGGTTGTACCAAGGGCCGTTGTAAGCCGCGTCGGGGTCCTCGTCGGTATCGGCTTTGCGCAGCAGGTAGTGGCCGAACAGCGGTACCAGCAGCAGCGCCAACAGCCAGCTGAGCAGCAGCGATACGGCGATGACGAAGAACAGCGAGAAGAGGAACTCGCCGGTGGTGTCCTGGGACAGGCCAATGCCGGCGAAGGCGAGGATGCCGATGATGGTCGCGCCGAACAGCGGCCATTGCGTCTGCTGCAGTGTTTGTTGCGACGCCTCGAGGATGCTCTTGCCCTGGCGCTGGCGCACCAGCATGCCATCGCAAACCACCACCGCGTTGTCCACCAGCATGCCCATGGCAATGATCAGTGCGCCGAGGGAGATCCGCTCCAGCTCGATACCCACCACCCACATCACCAGCAGCGTGCCGAGCACCGTGAGAAACAGCACCGCGCCGATGATGAAACCGGCGCGCATGCCCATGGCGATGCACAGCACGCCGACGACGATGGCCACCGAAAGGAATACGTTGAGCGCGAAGCTGTTCACCGACTCGTCGACGATCTGGTGTTGCTCGTACAGTGGATGCAGTTCGGCGCCCAGCGGCATGCGGTGTTCGTTGGCCTGCAGCACCGCTTCGACGCTGTGCCCGACTTCGACGATGTTCGCCCCGGAAACCCCGCTGATGCCCAGCGTCAGTGCCGGCTGGGCATTGTGGCGGATGATCTGCCGCGGCCGTTCGGCGTAGTCGCGCGAGAGTGTGGCGATCGCACCCAACTCGACCCGCTGTGGCCCCTGGCCGACCGGCAACGCGCGCAGCTCGTCGAGCGAATCGAAGGCGCCGCTCGGGCGCAATCGTACGAAGAACTCGCCGGCACTGACCCCGCCGGCATCTACCGCCGCATCGGTGTCGGCCAGCGCCGCAGCGATCTCGTCCGGACCGACGCCACGCGCCGCCAGCTGTGCCTGGTCGACTTCCACGAGGATGCGCTCTTCCTGCACGCCGGCGATTTCCACTTTGCCGACGCCGTCGGCGGTGAGCAGGGCGCGACGCAGGTCCTTGGCGGTTTCATGCAGCTCCTTGAGCGTCAGGCCGTCACCGGTCAGCGCGTAGAAGATGCCGTAAACGTCGCCGAAATCATCGTTGACCTGTGGCGGCTCGATGCCCGGAGGCAGGTCGCCCAAGGCGTCATCGACCTTGTTCCGCAACTCGTCCCAGATCTGCGGCAGCGCATCGCCGTCGTAGCGGTCCTGCATTTCCACGCGGATTTCGGCGATGCCGGGCATCGAGCGTGAGCGGATCTCCTTGATCTGCGACATCTGCTGGATGGCGCTTTCCAGCGGCTCGGTCACCTGCTGCTCGACCTCCAGCGCCGTGGCGCCGGGGTACTGCACATTGACGATGGCCTGCTTGATGGTGAACTCAGGGTCTTCCAGGCGGCCGATCTCGAAGAAGGCGAGGATGCCGCCGAGCAGACAGATCAGTACCAGAATCCAGATGTTGACCGGGCGTTGGATGGCGTAACGGGCGAAATCCATCGGCTCAGTTCCGCTCCCGCGCTTCGATCGGTTGGTCGTCGTGCAGCTTGCTGCCGCCAGCGACGATGATCGGCATCTGCGCCTGCAGAGCATCGCCGTGAATCAGCGCCTGATCGCCATCGACTCGCTGCAGTTGAACCGGATGGCGCCGCGCGCGGCCATCGTCAGCCTGCCAAATGAAGTGTTTGCCGTCGCTGTCGGTCTGTAGTGCTGACAGCGGCAGGCGGAAGCCAGCGTCGGTCATCTGGGGCCGTGGCGGGCGTTTTAGGCTGACGCGCATCGCCATGCCGGGCAGCAGGTTGAAATCCTCCGGCGGTTCGCCCTGCAGCACCAGTCGATAGGTCCGTGCGCCTTCGCGTGGCTGGGTGCTGTGTTCCTTGTAGCGCAGCGGCAGGCGCAGGTCGGCAATCACCAGTTCAGCCTCGGCCTGCAGCTCGGGCCCGAGTGGAATGCTCAGCGCTGCGCTTTCCGGCAGGTCGACACTGACCTCGATATGACGGTTGTCCTGCATTTCGAATACCGGCGTGCCGACTGCGACCACCATGTCAGGTTCGGCCAGCCTGCGAGCCACCACACCATCGAACGGTGCAGTCAGGGTGGTGTGATCGATATTGCGCTGGGCGCTATCGCGGGCCACGCGGGCGGCCACGGTGTTTGCCTGCAGAGCCTCAATGGCGGCCGGAGCGAGGATGCCTTCGGCGAGCAGGGTGCGCTTGCGCGCCAGATCGGCTTCCAGCTGCCGCAAACGCGCCTCGGCCTCGCGCATCTGCAGGCGATAGTCGGTGCGATCCAGCTGGGCCAGTGCTTGACCACGACGAACGCGGGTGCCTTCGTCGATCATGATGCGCTCGATGCGCCCGGCCACCTCGAAGGACAGCTGGGTGGTGGTCACGCTGCGTACCACGCCGGAGAAACGCAAGGCTTCGGTCTTTGGTTCGGCGGGCTGCAAGGGCTCGACCAGCGCCATCCTCGGCGGTTCAGGCGCCGGCTCTTCCCCGGACGAGCAACCGCCGAGCAGTGCTAGCGCGCAGACGACGACCGTCAACCAGGTCTTGGGCACTGGGAATGCTGGCGTTGACGTCATCGGGGCTCCTGTCTGATTGGCATTGCTAGCGCTATGGGCGCGCGCTGGGACCCACAATAGAGCCCCGCGCCAGCGCAGGAGTTCGGCGGCATCTGTTACCAATGACGTGACTGGGCGGTCGATTTCTGCCCAGGCTCTGCCACACTTGAGATGGCACGGCTGCGGCGGCGCAGCGCTTGACCGACACAGACTCAGCGGGGATGCTTGCCTGCTGTTGAAGACGCATCAGTCATGGGGAATACGCAATGCAAGGCCAGGCACCGGTAATCGACTATCTGAAAGAGCTTTTGCGCGGGGAATTGGCGGCACGCGATCAATACTTCCTGCACTCGCGGATGTACGCCGATTGGGGCTTTACCAAGCTCTACGAGCGCATCAATCACGAAATGGAAGAGGAGACCCAGCACGCTGACGCACTGCTGCAGCGTATCCTCTTTCTCGAAGGTACGCCGGACATGACGCCGGAGCCGATCAATCCGGGCCATACCGTGCCGGATATGCTGCGCAACGACCTGGCGCTTGAGTACAAGGTGCGCGCCGCGCTGGCGCAGGGCATCGAGCTGGCCGAACAGCACGGCGACTATCCGACCCGCGACATACTGGCGCTGCAACTGCAGGATACCGAGGAAGATCACGCCTACTGGCTGGAACAGCAGCTCGGCCTGATCGACCGCATCGGCCTGCAGAACTACCTGCAAACGCAAGCCAGCTGATACGGCAGTTACCGCGAGGCAGACGCTGCCCGTCTCGCGGTAACCAGCCAGACTCGATCAGAGCCGGAAGCGGCTCACCATCATCTGCAGCTGACCGCCCAGGCGGGCCAGCTCCGAGCTCGACGCGGCGGTCTCCTCGCTGGCGGCGGCGGTCTGCTCCGACACATCACGCACGTTCACCACGCTACGGCTGATTTCCTCGGCCACCGCGCTCTGCTCTTCGGCAGCCGCAGCGATCTGCTGATTCATCGCCTGGATATTCGAAACGGTGCGGGTAATGTTGCTCAGCGAAACGCCGGCACGGCGCGCCAGCTCGACACCGCTGTCAGTCAGGTCGCGGCTGGTGTGCATGATCGAAGCGACCTGCTGCGTGCCGTTCTGGAGCGCAGCAACCAGGCCTTCGATTTCCTCGGTGGATTTCTGCGTACGTTGTGCCAGGCCGCGCACCTCGTCGGCGACCACGGCAAAACCGCGACCCGCCTCGCCAGCGCGGGCAGCCTCGATGGCTGCGTTGAGCGCCAACAGGTTGGTCTGCTCGGCCACGGCGCGGATCACGTTCATCACGCTGCCGATCTTGTCGCTTTCGCCTTGCAGAGCGGTCATTGCCTCGGTGGAGCGCAGCACCGCGGTGGCCATGCGCTCAATCTGCGTTACCACCTCGGTCACAACGTGATCACCTTCACGGGCTTCACTGTCCGCTTCGGTGGCCGCCAGCGCTGCCTGTTCGGCATTGCGTGCGACTTCCTGAACGGTGGCCGACATTTCGTGCATGGCCGTAGCGACCTGATCGGTCTCTTCTTTCTGGCTGTTCACGCCGGCGCTGGTCTGTTTGGTCACCGCGGACAGCTCTTCGGCAGCTGCGCTGATCTGGCTGACGCCATCGCGGATGCCGCCGATCAGCTCGCGCAACGTCGAGCCCATCTGCTGAATGCCACGCTGCAGCACGCCGAGTTCGTCGCGACGATGAATCTGCGCGGTTTCGCTCAGGTCACCTGAAGCAATGCGCTCCACATCAGCCAGGGTCGCGCGCAGTGGCAGGATGATCTGCCGGGTAATGACCCAAGCGGCCAGCACACCGAGCACCAGTGCGAGCAGGGTGCTGACGATCAGGCGGCTGCGTGCATCGCTGCTTTCGACATCGAGACGGTCGAGCTGGAACTGATACAGCGAATCGCTGATGCGGACGATTTCCTTCTGCTGATCGGTCATTTCCTGACGGGCCTTGGCAATCGCCTGGGTGGCCGTCTCCAAGGCCTGGATGGCGCCGCGGTATTCGTCGAGCGCTGCGCGGATCTGTTGCAGCGCAGCGCCGCCGTCAGCATCCAGCACACCGGCGTGGCGCCCCAGCGAGGCCTGCGCGGCGTCTAGCTGGGCATAGATGGCCTTCGCCGCCTCGCTGCCCGGCGCGCTGATGTACACACGCAGCAGGTACTGCGCGCGCTGCACGTCGTCCTCGATTTGGGT
This region includes:
- a CDS encoding efflux RND transporter permease subunit; protein product: MDFARYAIQRPVNIWILVLICLLGGILAFFEIGRLEDPEFTIKQAIVNVQYPGATALEVEQQVTEPLESAIQQMSQIKEIRSRSMPGIAEIRVEMQDRYDGDALPQIWDELRNKVDDALGDLPPGIEPPQVNDDFGDVYGIFYALTGDGLTLKELHETAKDLRRALLTADGVGKVEIAGVQEERILVEVDQAQLAARGVGPDEIAAALADTDAAVDAGGVSAGEFFVRLRPSGAFDSLDELRALPVGQGPQRVELGAIATLSRDYAERPRQIIRHNAQPALTLGISGVSGANIVEVGHSVEAVLQANEHRMPLGAELHPLYEQHQIVDESVNSFALNVFLSVAIVVGVLCIAMGMRAGFIIGAVLFLTVLGTLLVMWVVGIELERISLGALIIAMGMLVDNAVVVCDGMLVRQRQGKSILEASQQTLQQTQWPLFGATIIGILAFAGIGLSQDTTGEFLFSLFFVIAVSLLLSWLLALLLVPLFGHYLLRKADTDEDPDAAYNGPWYNRYRRLAGGVLHRPWLTIGVLVLLTVVSAVIFTRLPQSFFPPSSTPLFYVNLFMPQGTHIRDTARTATDVEEYLAEMEGVSGVSSFIGAGASRFMLTYMPEQPNASLMHFLVRTEDAELIDGLVRQINQELPQRYPSADVTAAQFMFGPNAEAKLEARISGPDIDVLRAISAEGRKRLQDEGKVFNVRDDWRQQVLVLRPQLALDRLADAGLTRQAVARALAAGSEGQRVSLLRERDELIPVLLRAAPEDRVSSDDLLQRLIWSPAGNDYVPLAQVADAIEPTSEDSIIVRYDRERTISIRAEPRDGENTNEAHERIRPLIEEIELPVNYSLKWGGDYEQSSDAQQALASTLAVPYLAMVLVTVLLFAKVRQPLMIWLVVPMAICGVSFGLLLTGQAFGFMALLGLLSLTGMLIKNAVVLVDEIDRQIDDEVPRLTAIIEASASRLRPVMMAAGTTVLGMVPLLFDPFFANMAVTIMGGLGFATLLTLLAVPCLYLLFMKVRPEETA
- a CDS encoding methyl-accepting chemotaxis protein; the encoded protein is MNNWFANIGVSRKLALGFATVLALTIILAWNGWGSLGSVIQRSGWMTEISLLNKTLTDLRIARLQFMLANGDAESTERLDKNLGIYLAQQTKLLNSFKNPINVAQLKEQAGYNAQYQNSLNDMRKAYTQANGSRQVIDGAASRLGELTAGVARQVLQLSEYDEERFAQFQAITQIEDDVQRAQYLLRVYISAPGSEAAKAIYAQLDAAQASLGRHAGVLDADGGAALQQIRAALDEYRGAIQALETATQAIAKARQEMTDQQKEIVRISDSLYQFQLDRLDVESSDARSRLIVSTLLALVLGVLAAWVITRQIILPLRATLADVERIASGDLSETAQIHRRDELGVLQRGIQQMGSTLRELIGGIRDGVSQISAAAEELSAVTKQTSAGVNSQKEETDQVATAMHEMSATVQEVARNAEQAALAATEADSEAREGDHVVTEVVTQIERMATAVLRSTEAMTALQGESDKIGSVMNVIRAVAEQTNLLALNAAIEAARAGEAGRGFAVVADEVRGLAQRTQKSTEEIEGLVAALQNGTQQVASIMHTSRDLTDSGVELARRAGVSLSNITRTVSNIQAMNQQIAAAAEEQSAVAEEISRSVVNVRDVSEQTAAASEETAASSSELARLGGQLQMMVSRFRL
- the ada gene encoding bifunctional DNA-binding transcriptional regulator/O6-methylguanine-DNA methyltransferase Ada, giving the protein MLDQNRCWQALCERDAAFDGRFVFAVRSTGIFCRPSCPARRPARERVVFYAEAATAEAAGFRPCRRCAPCGPSPSEQLDALVVAACRLLDASEAPLPLQQLATRIGLSPAYLSRAFKARTGMTPRAWSAARRRERLQAHLAEADSVLDAALAAGYSGTRAPYADAQALTPAQRRRKGAGETLRYALTPCPLGLLLVAVSGKGVCALLFGDSEDALEDELRSRFAAAQLQRDQDGLGEWLQAIVGQLEEPQRAAGLPLDLRGTAFQQQVWLALQQIPAGETRRYGELAATLGSHARAVARACASNPVGLLVPCHRVVGSQQALTGYRWGIERKAALLKREAQDEPGA
- a CDS encoding efflux RND transporter periplasmic adaptor subunit, translated to MTSTPAFPVPKTWLTVVVCALALLGGCSSGEEPAPEPPRMALVEPLQPAEPKTEALRFSGVVRSVTTTQLSFEVAGRIERIMIDEGTRVRRGQALAQLDRTDYRLQMREAEARLRQLEADLARKRTLLAEGILAPAAIEALQANTVAARVARDSAQRNIDHTTLTAPFDGVVARRLAEPDMVVAVGTPVFEMQDNRHIEVSVDLPESAALSIPLGPELQAEAELVIADLRLPLRYKEHSTQPREGARTYRLVLQGEPPEDFNLLPGMAMRVSLKRPPRPQMTDAGFRLPLSALQTDSDGKHFIWQADDGRARRHPVQLQRVDGDQALIHGDALQAQMPIIVAGGSKLHDDQPIEARERN
- a CDS encoding PA4780 family RIO1-like protein kinase; the encoded protein is MKTPKRLEPLIEDGLIDEVLRPLMSGKEAAVYVVRCGEELRCAKVYKEANKRSFRQAVKYQEGRKVRSSRDARAMAKGSKHGRKEKEDNWQNAEVAALFRLADAGVRVPKPYDFLDGVLLMEMIAGEDGDAAPRLNDVDLHPDDAREFHAFMIHEVVKMLCAGLVHGDLSEFNVLLDQHGPVIIDLPQAVDAAGNNHAFEMLERDVGNMSAYFGQFAPELRFTRYAKEMWALYEQGKLTTETELTGEFAEPEDAADIDAVMREIKATLAEQERREALRGADDAPKDEPPEPPWMRG
- a CDS encoding efflux transporter outer membrane subunit; protein product: MTAKALAAPLLLALALSACSSAPQHAEPQLPANWFSAAGTNAADAETLAAWWRQFDDPQLTALVSRAMQQNHDVRLAMARVTSARAQLRQSRAGLLPSFDLPGSASRQWVENDQDAEPGSPLADFIPDDDVISVDTWELALQATWELDLFGATRARRDSAAQQLRSAEAQTIAARLAVASNTAQGYLQLRALQGQRALLVEGIEVARELERIAGLLFYAGEVARLDVEATSAERTSLEADLDELDIHLAEAQLALDTLLAEPPGSTAARLAAGTPVPLAEQHIAPGQPIDLLRRRPDLIAEAARLDAAELQSLAARRDLFPKLAVQAAVGRSGFALGDAISSASNFARVGATFGLPLLDYPRRGAAIDLADAEGETAYIAFEQALARALEEVERGLTRMAGQQRRHVSLSRTREHRERAHRLAQRSYELGEANLSEVLDAQRGALQARQRALEGRTALATAQVALYVALGGGWQAGAADAADGGARSAEKTP
- the bfr gene encoding bacterioferritin, which produces MQGQAPVIDYLKELLRGELAARDQYFLHSRMYADWGFTKLYERINHEMEEETQHADALLQRILFLEGTPDMTPEPINPGHTVPDMLRNDLALEYKVRAALAQGIELAEQHGDYPTRDILALQLQDTEEDHAYWLEQQLGLIDRIGLQNYLQTQAS